One part of the Hydra vulgaris chromosome 01, alternate assembly HydraT2T_AEP genome encodes these proteins:
- the LOC136075148 gene encoding uncharacterized protein LOC136075148 has protein sequence MEVKPSIFLGGGFLKLVEESTIFIDKSLFIKEVYEDKSEVILITMPRRFGKSTNLEMLRMFLSIEEDNVEAKIINRRILTKKIKNVDKLENAHLDISSVVTLIRDSKQFGKFKKIEILSLQGQYPVIFMDLKKTTIGKEYISLLHRIKLFYPTAIKKLSDLLKEYHSKRVWLLIDEYDAAANKAHLKFSSDEAQSVADLFRSILEPALKNNQNLEKGVTTGVQYILKSGILLGLNNLIKHNITSCKYSKYYGLSEVELRILLNHFKLEKDKSYIKSWYNGYLFNIGTNVNPCFIDKYNVWSVVNYISNPDKFVSYWDNNNLSEFLNSNILNNHAIKDIIEDLVRNRNLLISNLTTDFSVNNFLILKSITSNLNKIEVTNEGINLLFSYLFITGYLTITRSVNEYCIPNNEIKNEFQKVLLLYYENIFNVPPSFFDDMTKILFDVFEADESSISSIFTKSFGPKLSLLVGHLKLYSKFDKDVSVGLYGK, from the exons ATGGAAGTTAAACCTTCAATATTTCTTGGTGGGGGTTTCCTAAAGTTAGTTGAAGAAAGtactatttttattgataaatcgttatttataaaagaagtttATGAAGATAAGTCTGAAGTCATATTAATCACAATGCCAAGGCGATTTGGAAAATCTACAAATTTAGAAATGCTGAGAATGTTTTTGTCTATTGAAGAGGATAATGtagaagcaaaaataattaatcgaagaattttaacaaaaaaaataaagaatgttgACAAATTAGAAAATGCCCATCTTGATATCTCAAGTGTTGTTACTTTAATACGTGATTCAAAACAATtcggaaaatttaaaaaaattgaaattttatcatTACAAGGACAGTATCCTGTAATTTTTATGGATTTAAAAA AAACTACAATTGGTAAAGAGTACATATCACTCCTTCATAGAATCAAACTGTTTTACCCTACAGCAATTAAAAAACTCAGTGATTTACTTAAAGAATATCATTCTAAGCGAGTTTGGTTATTAATTGATGAATATGATGCTGCTGCAAATAAGGCCCACCTTAAGTTTAGTTCTGATGAAGCTCAAAGTGTAGCAGACTTATTTAGATCTATTTTGGAACCTGCTTTGaaaaataaccaaaatttaGAAAAGGGTGTAACTACTGGTGTTCAGTATATTCTAAAAAGTGGAATTTTATTGggattaaataacttaataaaacataatataactAGTTGCAAATACTCAAAATATTACGGACTTTCTGAGGTAGAGCTTAGGATTCTTCTTAATCATTTTAAGttagaaaaagataaaagttatataaaaagttgGTATAATGggtatttgtttaatattggTACAAATGTTAACCCATGTttcattgataaatataatgtttggtcagttgtaaattatatatctaATCCTGATAAATTTGTCTCATATTGGGACAATAATAATCTAAGCGAATTTTTGAATAGCAATATTTTGAACAATCATGCTATAAAAGATATTATAGAAGACTTGGTTCGCAATCGTAATTTGTTAATAAGTAATCTTACCACTGATTTTagtgtaaataattttctaatattaaaatCTATTACTAGTAATTTGAACAAAATAGAAGTTACAAATGAGGGAATAAACTTACTATtttcctatttatttattactggTTATTTAACTATTACTAGGTCAGTAAATGAGTATTGTATACCtaacaatgaaattaaaaacgAGTTTCAGAAAGTTCTGTtgttatattatgaaaatatcTTTAATGTTCCCCCttctttttttgatgatatgactaaaattctttttgatgtttttgaagCAGATGAAAGTAGTATTTCTTCTATTTTTACTAAAAGCTTTGGACCTAAACTTTCCTTGTTAGTtggtcatttaaaattatactcAAAGTTTGATAAAGATGTTAGTGTAGGATTGTATGGAAAATAA